A stretch of DNA from Aciduliprofundum sp. MAR08-339:
TAGATTGAATTTTAGAGAATTTCACGCATATACTTCTATATCTCAACAAGATTTTATTTACTCCTCTTTTTTACTGTTTTTTGGCCTGGGATCAAATAGCATGGTAATGCCCCCAATTACTTATAAGGATTATGCCTCACGTTTCTCATTATAAAAATACATACCAGAGACCCCACACAACAAATGCCATCCCACATAGAATTGCCTCAATTCCCAGCATTGCTAGGGTTATTTTCTTCTCTGTCATATTTCCCCAAGAGATGAACCTGTGATGAGATGCATGGGGGATTATGGGCAAGGGGGTTAATAAAGTTCTCATTTTATGAATTTTAATTGATTTCAGCCATGAGTCCACCAATTCCCTCCTGATCTTTTAAATTCCATAGAAGTTTTACTTTGTAGCCACATTTTTCAAATTTCTTTTTTAGAGATAGAAATCCGCGGTGATATTCAATAACATATCTTGGCACTTTTCTAAGCACTTTACAGGGTACCGAGAGAAGGGAATATTCACAACCTTCACAGTCAAATTTGGCAATATCTATTTTCTCTTTGGATATAACTCTGGTTACGGATATTCCCCTTATCATGTACTTATTATTTCCTTTTAATCCAACTGTTGTTGTGCCGAGATTTTCATATTTCAACTCAATTTCGCCATCTTTATCCGCTACTGCAAAATTGTAAACTTCACCATTTACTTTATTGAGTCTCAGATTCTCTCTTATTATTGGGATGTTTTCTTTCTGCGCTTCATATATAATTACTTTTCTGGCACCCCATTTTGAAAATAATACAGAAGAGTAGCCAATATAACCTCCAACATCAAGGATAACTTTATTACTATAGTCGAATACTCTATAATATTCTTCAAGGCTCTCTTTCAAGACACTTAACTGTATGGGATATGCTCCTATTTTTATATCTTCTTTCTTTACGTAAACCCTACCTTTACGTACATCAACTATTTTCCATCCACAGTGAGTTATATCTCTCAATCTCCAAAAATCGTTTTTACTTTGTAGGACAATGCCACCATCTGTATCACCCTTCATATGAATTCGTGCGGGGTGATTAAAAACAAGTGGAAGCAAGGATAGCGGTTTTTCTATATATCTAACTGAGAAGAATATTGTGCCCATCAAAGGTATCGGCCCTCTAATACCTGATTGTTCAAGCATAATTCTCACCTCCGCTTAAAATTAAAAAATTGTTGTGCCCTTAAAAATATATTGCCCCAGATTGCAGCGGTGATTAAAAAGTGTGAGTTACCATAGTGAGAATCATTCATAAGATTACTCGTTGCAAAGGTATAACTAATTTATTTCTAAAAATTTTTTCATCGGATTCCTATGCTCTTTAATCCTCTTAAGCTCAGCCTCCAAAGGTTATATTTCCAGCTCTCTATAGTTTTAGGTTTTCAATCTCAGTACTTATCCCCTTCTTTAACTCTCACGCCCAGTCCCAGTGCAATTCTATTCATAAAGTTAAAGTAGACAACTATGAGTGCAATATACACTTTCCTCCTCAGGAGGTATTTGAGATAAGAGTTCAAAAGATACCCCTCGAAACCGGAATTTTGAGGATTGGCTCAGGATCGCATAATATGTAAATGGCTCAAAGAACAGAAGATGGAAAGTGAGATTATCAGGTAAACAAACATTTCAAAGGGAGATGGAAGGATTTTACCTTTGTAGTCCAGATAATTACTGTCGTAGTTTTGCAATTAATTGTCCATATAGGCACTATAGGCAACCCATGCGAATTCATATTTTTTAGGTCCATTTATCGGGAACTCAATCATATTTCTCATCCAAATCTCTTTTTTTCTCTGCATGTCTATTTTCTTTGATTTTTTATAAGGTGCTCCGGCAACATAAGCCAAAATTTCTAGAGGCATCCAAAATAGATAATAGGTCAGGTCAGAAGATGCCCATTCTCTCACAATATTAAATCTTAGCTTTAAAGGTATTTCATTTCTAACAATGTATCTATCTCTCTCCGCAATGAATTTTCTCCAGATCATATGAATTGTGTTTTTTGCTTGTCTCTTTTCGGGTTCGTATGAAATCCAGTTCTCTCCTGTGATCAGTGGACACCATTTAAATGCATTTATCTCAATTAATCTCCACCAAAGATCAAAATCTTCATTATGTTGTAAATTTCTCCATCCACCCACTTTTTCTAAAAGATGTCTGGGATAGATCCCAGAATAAACTGCCTGCACTGCATATTTCCCGTAACCATCCCATCTCTCATAGGCTTTTATGAACTCCCACCATTGGGGATAATATACGGTATCGAGATCTACCTGAATTATGAACTCGCCCTTGGAATTTTCAAATGCAATCTGTCTGCCCCTTCCACGCTTGCACTTTTCCACTATTATCTTGAAATTGGAGAATCTTTTTTGGTACTCTTTTAGGATTTCCAGCGTACCATCTGTGGATTTGCTATCCACCACCACAATTTCAAAATCCTCTGGATTTATGTATTTCAGAATTGAATCAAGACTTGATCTTATTCTGGGAGCGTTGTTATATACAGTTGTACAGATAGAGTATTTTACCATTTTTTATTCCTCCGAGTATATCTTAAATTTAGTGTTATCAGCTTTATAACAGGGTAAATAATAAATGTTTTGTGAGAGATTATTACAAAATGAAAGGAATATTCAAAACATATAAATAATTGGGAAATATGAAGAAGATGATGCCTCATATACCTAACTCATATGTTGATAATATTAGAATTGCATTCTTTGGAGAATTGAGTCAAACTTTTACAAAAAGAGATTATGATATATTGAAAAAGCATTATTATTTAGAGGTATTACAACCACCTAAAACCAAGAAGGAATGGATGAAATATCCTAAAAGAGTTAAGGATATAGTTAAGAGAAATGATGTGGTATTTGGCTGGTTTGCAGGGTGGCACACACTACCTGCAGTTTATTATGCAAGAAAATACGGCAAAAAGTCCATTATCGTTGTGGGAGGTTACGATGCTGCTTGCGAGCCTGAGATAAATTACGGAGCATTTTCAAATTTGAAAGAGAAAATACCTGCAAAATATGTTTTAGAGCACGCAGATTTGCTTCTTGCAGTATCCCAATTTACAAAAAATGAAATAATGAAAAGAGTTGGGCCAAGGGATGTGCTCGTGGTTTATAATGGAGTGGATGTTGATAAGTTCAAGTTATCCGTGAGTAAGGATAGGAAGCTGGTAATAACAGTAGCCTCTGCGAAAAATGATTTACGGAGAATTAAGGTTAAAGGATTGGATACCTTTGTTAAGGCCGCAAAGTACCTTCCAGATACCAAATTCTTAGTTATTGGTGTGGATGGCTCTGCAAGAAAATATTTAGAAAATATAGCACCAAAAAATGTAGAGATAATTGGATATATTTCTCGTGATGAAGACCTCGTTAATTGGCTTCAGAGGGCGAAGGTGATATGCCAGCTCTCCTATTACGAGGCCTTCGGCCTTGCTCCTGCAGAGGGTATGGCCTGTGGATGTATCCCAGTGGTTACCAAAGATAAATCTGGAATGTCCGAGTTTGTGAGAGAGGTTGGATTCTATGTACCCTATGGTGATCCCAAAGCAACTGCAGATGCCATAAAAAAAGCCGTAGAAGCACCTCTGGAATGGGGTCTTAGGGCTAGGGAAATAATCGAAAAAGAGTTTTCCATAAAGAAAAGGGAAGAGATATTGATCAAAATAATTAAAAATGTTTTGTGGGAAAGGGAATCTATTTAAAATGATAGAATATTCCCACCTGATGAGCAGCAAACTCTTCAGTGATTTGGAAGTGGTAAAGTCCATGTTAGAAAGAGAGTCTTTGTTTAGCTATGTATTTAAAATACTTTTAATTTCTTTACAATTCATAAGCAGCAAAATTGCAGCAAGCTCGCCCATCTCTAAAAAAGATAAAAAGATAGTAATTTTCACGAACCTGTATTACACGGGCAATCCACGGGCGGTATATGAGAGGATGCTTGAAGATTCAAAGTTGAGGAAGAAATATGAAATTTACTGGATGGCTCCCCAGCTTTCAACCTTTTTTGAATTGAGAAAAAAGAAGTTGCCTGTGCTGTACAAGCATGGATTACTCAGTGTGAAGAAATATATGAACGCGGATCTATGGGTCCTTGCGCATAAAGGTGCTTGGAATGTACCGTTCTTCTTGCAATCAAAATACAAATCTTTGCCAAAATTACAGTTATGGCATGGTGTGGGTCCCAAAGGTATACATAACACCCAAGAAGATTATAAAATTCACAAGGGTTGGTGTGTACCTTCAGAATTTGTGAAGATGCGACATATAAAAATATGGAATGCACCTCCTAATAAACTATATGTTACCGGTGAGGCAAAAATTGATCATCTTCTTTATTTACTAAACCTTCCTAGGAGTAAGTTAGTTTCCCAAATTAAAACTAAAGTTAAGGTTAATCCAGAATACAAATTTATACTTTATGCGCCCACTTATGATGTGAAAGTATGGCCTTGGGGGAATGTGAAAAAAGGTATAGATGAATTTTGTGAAATTTTATCAGAAAAAAATGCCTATTTGTTACTTAGATTACATCCATATTATAAGCCCAGTGAAGAATTAAAGAAGATAATTCGAAAATGTAGAAATATTATTGACGTTTCAATGAGCAAATGTCCGGATACCATGCTTGTATTGGCTGTCTCGGATATCCTTATTACTGACTGGTCATCCATTTATACTGATTTTACTGTTTCCCAAAGACCTATAATATTTTTAAATGTAAAGCCTAACTATTATACCGAGCAAAGGGGAGAGTCATTAATACCACCTCATATGAGGCCAGGAATAATTGTAAATTCGAAAGAAGAGCTATTTGATGCTTTGAGGAATATTTTTGATAATAAATGGTCTTCAGATAAAAAATTAGAGATTTTGCAATTCATTAAATTGGTACATGGAAAGGTGGATGGTGAAGCATCTAGAAGGGTTATAGAGGTCATAGAAAAAATAATATGAGGACTAAAATCTTCTTTTTTTCAGAAGATAATCGATCAATTCCTTATCGCTATGTATATCCATTTCCTGCCACTCAGATTGATTTATCCATATGGGGATAATTTTCTCTCCTTTGGAGGCCATATAGTTAAACACTTCGAGCCAGAATTTTGAAAGATATTCTTCTTTTCTAACCAAATACTCTAAGGTATTTACGAACTTATTTTTTCCGGTTCCACAGAATTTTGCAATTCCGGTAGACTCGGCATCAGTTTCATTCACATCTATTTTTTTGCTTACATATTTTATAAAACCATTTTCTATTTTAACTTTCATATCATCTGCATCGTAACCATTTTTCTCATCCACTACTAAGAATATGCCATCATTGCCAGCATCGATTAATTTTTTTATCACATCTAATTTGAAGAGATTATCTCCATTAGTAACAATAACATCACCTCTGACTTTCAAACTTCCGAACCATAAGGACACCAAGTTGTTGGAGACTTTATAAAAAGGGTTATAGGCAATGTCTACAAATCCTTCATAATTCCACTCTTTAATTTTTTGCTCTACCTTCTCAGTAAGGTAGCCAGTAACCACAATTACTCTTTCAATTTCAGAGATATTTTCAAATATTTTAAGTTGTTTTTGAAGAATTGTTTCACCATCCCACAGTGGCAAAAGAATTTTTGGTGTATCAGCTGTCAAGGGCATCAACCTCTCGCCTCTTCCTGCACCTAAAATAATCGCATCCATATTATTCCCCCCAGTTTCTTAGCCATAACTCTAAACTTATTAGCATCCATATTCTCTGAATTACATAATTGTCATGTTCCATTTTAAATTTGCGGAGAATATCTTTTATCTCATCATATGAAACATATTTTGTGATCTTAGCATTTTTGTTTAGGAGTTCATCTGCATATTTTATTAATTTATCTTTCCACTCTAAAAATGGAATTGGGAATCCCATTTTCCTTCTATTTATTATTTCTTCCGGTATTTTTTCTGAGCCTAGTTTTTTAAGAATATATTTTGGAATGTCATGTTTTTCTGCTATTTCATCACTGGTTTTGGTTTGAGCTTTTATGTAATCCTCCCAAGATTTCCACGGACTCTTAAAGTGATTGGGTAAACTAAAAACGAACTCTACAAGCTCATGGTCTAAAAATGGCACTCTACTCTCCACCGCGTTAGCCATAGTAGAGTTATCCACTCTGTTTAATAGAATAGGAAGATGAGCATTCAAAAAGAAATAGGATAATTTGTGATAATCATCGTGTGCAATTTCATCTAATATGTTATTGAAAATTTCTATATATTCTTCATCTCCTTTGTGTTTTAGTATTTTTTCGACAATCTCAGGGGGCCAGTATGGGTATCTAAGTAGCAATAGATCTAGAATTGTTGTAATTACCTTTCCACCGTACCTTTCATATAACTCTGGCAATTTTTTTCTTAACTCCTCTGGAGAATTCCTCGAGTTTGTAAAAATACGCATTCTTTCCATATCGAAGGGACTTCTGAATATTCTGTTATATCCATAAAATATCTCATCCGAGCCCTCACCAGAGAGAACTACATACACGCCCATCTTACGTATATACTTGGATAATAAAAATAGTGCAACTTCATTTGGTACACCTATTGGCTCATCCTTGATTTTTGCATATTCTTCCATTCCTTTTATATAATCTTCAAAGTCTAAAGCAATATCATGGTGCTCTGCGTTGATATACTCTGCGACCTTGGTGGCATATTCTCCCTCATCAAAGGTACTACCTTTAAACCTTACAGTGAAGGTTATAACCTTATTGGATAAATCTCGCATATAGGCAGCGATAACACTGGAATCTAGGCCACCAGATAAAATAGCGCCCACCTTTACATCAGCGATCAATCTTCTTCTCACCGATTTTTTTAAAAGTTCATCAAGGGTAATGAGTGCCTCATCAAATCCCATGGTTTCATACTTAGGATTTGGCTTTAATCTCCAATATCTCCAAACTTTAATAGATCTAGATGTAAGATCAAAGACCATATTATGGCCTGGTAAGAGTTTTTTAATACTCTTAAATAAAGTTTCTTCCCCCACAACTCCCCTGAACATAAGATAATCTGAGATTTTATTTTCATTTATTTGTCTTTTTAATCCGTGTTGAAGAATTCCTTTAATTTCTGAACTAAACACAAGATTTTCCCCATCATAATGATAGTAAAGGGGTTTGATTCCAAATCTATCTCTACTCAAAAATATAGTACCTTTTTTCTTATCATAAATTGCAAATGCCCACATGCCATTTAGTTTCTCCACACATTCGTACCCCCATTCTAAATAAGCAGCTAATATAACTTCAGTATCACTATGTGTATTGAAAACGTATCCTTTGTTTTCTAATTCACTTCTTATTTCCATGAAATTGTAAATTTCCCCATTATATACTATCCATACTTCTTTCTCATCCTTCTTGTATTTCATAGGCTGATGAGCTTTTTTACTGAGGTCAATTATGGCCAATCTCACATGGCCCAAGGTAACATTTTCATCTGAGAAAATACCTTCATCATCAGGACCACGATGCTTCAGGGCATCATTCATTTTAGATATCAACTCTGTGTTTTTCCAAGTAAATCCGTTTATGCCACACATTGCTTGACAATATTAATTAGTGATATAAACTTTTGTTACCTATAAGTAGAGATTCTATAAAAAGCAGTGAGAAACTCTGTACTTCTAATTTTGTATTTTACAATATTTTTTGTGCAGTTCTCCAAAGGTCAGATTTCCAGTTCTCTATAATTTTAGGTTTTCAATCTCAGTACCTATACCCCTTCTTTAACTCTCACGCTCAGTCCCAGTACAATTCTATTCGCGAAATTAAAATGGAAAGCTATAAGCACTATATACATTTTCCTCCTCAGGAGGTATTTTAGAGTTAGAGCCGAGGGTTGCGTGGGCAGCGATAGAAGCTCTACCACTTCTTGGAAGGCTTGATATATTTGAGAAGTTCAAAATCAAATTCATGAGAAGGAGGAAAAAAATAATACTTAAACCTGTGTAGTAATGTGTTCATCTCTCTTATTTGTTTAGTTTCAACAACCATTTCCACAGAGGTACAAAATTTATCTCGCCTTTCTCTTCGTAATCCCAGGTAATTACCGTTTTGTTCTTGCAATTTAACTCCTCTCCTGCCTTCTCAAGTGCTTTTATCTCTCTTCTCTCAATTTCATCTCTTCCCGAAGCGTAGGTCACCTGAATCAATTCTTTCATTCTCTCTCTTTCCTTGAGCACAAAATCAATCTCATAATCTCTGGCTTTATAGTAGTATAGCTCCCATAGTGGATGATAATTCTTTCTCCTCAGGAGGTCTAGGAACACTATGTTTTCCATATATTTACCATAGTCATCAGAGAATTTACCCACCTGGGAGAGAGATGGGTCGCAGAGATACGCTTTTCTGGGCCAGCCCTCTCTTAGATGCACCTTTTCATTGTACCTGCGGAGAAAGAATACAGCCACAGTATCTTCAATTTTGTCCATGTAATCATATAGTGTATTCTTTCCAAACCGTGAACCGCTGCTTCTGAGTTTTTTTGCAATACTATTTATGCTAAACTCCTTTGCAAAGTTTTGAATGATATGCATCATCAGATATCTTGCAAGGGTGATGTTTTTCAGATTGTGTCGCTCAACAAAATCCCTGAATAGGATCATGTCCACATACTCTTTCAATATTCTCTCTTTATCACTTCCCATCACAATCTCTGGGAATCCCCCCGTATCAATATACTCTCGAAGAACATTTCTTATTCTACTCTCATCATCTCTGGAAATTACTCTCCCAATTTTCACTCCTCTCAATTCCATAAACTCTCTGAAACTGAGTGGTAGAAGAATGTACGAATAGGTTCTGCCCCTCAAACTTGTGGCAATTTCCCGGCTAAGAAGTTTGGAGGAAGATCCAGTGAGATATATCCTGTACTTGCCCCGATCAATGAGACTTCTGACTGCATGCTCCCATCCATGAACGTTCTGCACTTCATCAAGAAATACTCTCTCCACATTCATGCCTGTTAACTCGGTGAAGAGCCGCAGAATCTCATATATATCTTTTGCCCTTACATCCAGAAGCCTTATGTCTTCAAAATTAAGATAAAGCGTCCTGTATCTATCATCTCCAATTAACTGATAGAAATAATATGTCTTTCCCACACGTCTCGGTCCGATCACTGCCACAGCCCTATCATCTCTAATTCTGAGTTCCCTCTCCACAATATCCGGAGTTGCCCTGTTCAGCCATTCTGTAAGGTAATCACGCACTTCCTTTGAATTCATGTATTTACTATAGTGAAATTTTTACTTAAATTTTTCTTTATTGTTGAGAAAATTTTGCAAATATTATGGTGTGCTCTTCCAATGCACCTGTCAAAGATTGGGTTTCAACAACCATTTCCACAGAGGTACAAAATTTATCTCTCCCTCTTCCTCGTAATCCCAGGTGATTATCGTCTTGTTTTTGCAATTCAGTTCCTCCCCTGCTTTCTTAAGCGCTTTTATCTCTCTTCTCTCAATTTCATCTCTTCCAGAAGCATATGTCACTTGGATTAATTCTTTTATTTTCTCTCTTTCCTTGAGCACAAAATCAACTTCCCTTTGCTGATGATCCTTCCAGTAATATATTTCCATATCCCTATGCCAGTAACTCTTTCGCCGCATGAGCTCCACAGCAACAACATTTTCCATTGCTCTCCAGATATTGGCAGAGAGGTTGAAGCCCACAACCTTCGCCATTCCCGTGTCCATCGCATATACCTTCTTTGGTGCAAGCATCTGCTCTTTGAGCTTGTATGAAAAGCGTTCCACAGTAAAAGCCAGATAGGCGTTCTGAATGTAATCAAAATACTTTTTCACCGTATGGGGGCTCTTCACTCCGAGAACATTCTTGATCCTGTTGAATGATATCTCTCTGCCCGTATTGCTCATCACATACCTCCCAAGGGCTCGGAGAACATGTGGGTACTTAACCCCATACCTGCCCATTATGTCCCGCTCAACAATGTCCCTGTAATTCTCAGATAGAAACATATTTCCAAGTTTATACGCCAGAGGAAAACCTCCCCTCTCAATGTATTCCTTCAGATGATCTTTTATCTTAGCCCGAGTTGCCGTGGAGTACGCAGAGCCGTTGATCCCGTTGTACTGCAGAAATTCCCTGAAACTGAATGGGTAGAGCATGAAATCAATATGTCTGCCCGTGAGATGCGTGGCAAGCTCCCTGCCCATCAATCTTGCGTTGCTTCCAGTTATTATTACTCTCCTCCCAGTTATTATTCTCGATACGAATTTTTCCCATCCGGGGATGTTCTGAATCTCATCAAAGATTAATGTGTTCACCACACCCTTGAGGGAATAAACGGCTTCAAGCACTGTATTCAGTTCCTCTCCTTGCATAGCCAGCCGCTCATCTTCAAAGTTCACATAAGCCACATGCTCACCGTTGGCAAGCACCCACGCAAGAAAGGATTTGCCGCATCTTCTCACCCCGGTTATTACCAGCGCAACATCTGTGTTTATCATACTCTCCACCACTTCCTTGCACTCCCTTTCCACCACATTTCCCTCGGAAAATCTGCGGTGCATGTCCTCCTCCCTGTCCACAATCGCCGATTTTATCGTGTCCATGGATACCATATTGTACTGAAGATGCAAATAATTAATAAATCTTTGCATTTGAGGTGCCATGTTTCTCGAGCAAATATCACAGAGGGATGAAAATCCTATTCATAGAGGGGCAGGGTTTTTGAGCTCGGCCCCCGTGCCTTCAAGGCCTATCTTCAAAATCCTCTCTGGGCATAACTCGAAAATGTTTCTTTCTTTATCCTGGAGGATGAGCGAGCCGTTCTATTCTGTGCGGATATGCTCAAATTCATGCTCTTTGACCATATCTGGAAACTTCGTTGAATCCACGGTCACATGCTCAATGGAGAGCTTTTCGAGCATCTTTGCTATTCTCTCTCTGGTTCCGATTTTTTCACCTCCAGGTTGCACTCCAGGTCATGCTATTTAAACCCATGGGATAATGGGCATTTTCAGAGGAATGAATCTTATGTTTGAGATGATTGTGAGGACGGGTAATTTTTCTCATCTTTATGATTCTGTTCCGGGAGGTGGCCATTCGGTATGTTTTCTTGATTTATCTGATTTGCATAAGCGAGAATCTCACCAATACTCTTTATCATGGTATCATCTGACTTGGAAAGTATCTCACCCAGGCTTGGTAAAAAGTAATCAAAGAACTTCTCAGAGATATTTTTTATATCTTTGATCTTCTCATCCATCTCCCTTTTCATCTCTTCTTTTAGTGTACTCTTCATCTCAGTCATCTCATCCTCTATTTCTCTCCTCATACTCTCCATGTATTTTGGATAAATCCTGTATCCCCTCTCCTCAAGGCGATTTATGAGAATCTGAGGACTTAGATCCTTCTCCAGGGAGTCGATCTTGTTGCTAACCTTAACAATGGCCTTCGTGCTCTTTTCATTGAAATCCACAAGATTTTTCACGGTATTTCCTATGAAATTTTCCATACTGCCCATATCCTTTTCCACTTTTTCAACGCGACTCTCCGTAGTATTTAACCTCTCCTCAATATTCTGAATTTTGGAACTCAACTCGTTTATCTTTCCAGGGTCTGTAGCATTAACCCTGATTACCTGCGGCTGCTCCTTCTCCTTGGGTGGTATCTCATCCAGTTCATTCAACGCATACTTTAACTTTGCAAATTCCTTTATGTCCTCCATGAAGGAATCGTGCTCGATTACCGTTATATTTATTGGTGTGGAAACCTCTCCCGGATCCATATCCTCTGGAGAAACTGTTGCATATACCAGTCCCGTGGCACTTCTGAGATTGATCCATTCACTGAACCTTCTCATCTGGGACGGATTGAGCATGCTTAGTACGCCGTTGAGTTGTGTGCTCAACTCGTAGTTAACTGCCTTCAAATGCTTTATTTTTTCATCCTTCTTCTCTATTTCTTTCTTCAGAGCCTGGACCTTATCTTCAAGCTCCTGTATTTTGTGCACCTTCTCACTTGCCTCGGTCAGGCTCGCAAGGTACCTCGTTCCGAATTCAACGAACTTCTCGGGATCTTCCATTAGCTTACTCATTTTCCTGTGATCGATCCTGGCATTGTGCATCACAAGGAAAAATGCCTGAAAGCCCAGCCCTTCGATCACTTGAGACAACCAGAGGTGCTTTCTCTCCATGATCTCCCATTCCTTCGCATAGGACCCGTCAATCGTTGAGGCCAGGAGTGGGTATTTCATCTCCCCGTAGGCCAGGGTACTTTGCTTGCTGTAGTACGCCTTGCCGTTTATATCTCTGAGCCTTTTTACCACGTAATTCTTCAAATTCTCAAACTCGCTTTTCTTCATCCTCAACTCAACCCTCTCGCTCTCCGTTCCGTAGGGAGTGGTGAAGTAGAACCTCGCCACTCCGTTCTTCCACCTGGGCCCTGTGCTTAGGAGGTATCCTTCCTCGATCAACTCCTCAATCCTATCTGGCACGAACATTTTTATCACCCAAAATTATATATCATGCGGACTTTAATAAAACTTTCCATGCTTTGGACTCGATTCGAGGATGTTCGAGATTTTATTGACTTGCTCTTTTACCTTGTTTTTCTTGGTTTGAGAAAATTCGAGATGCTGGTTCGAATCGAATCTCGGATCGGATGCTGGAATATGCATTGAAATGCCCTTGTTTGAGAGATTTTTTTCCTTCATGAAGGGGTTTGTGGGGTATATTGGCTTGTATCAAGAAGTTGCGTGAAAAATTTTCGTGATAAGCTCGGGTTTCGGAAAGGATATCTATCCTGCAAAATCTTAATTTACAACCTGCCCATTTACATTCTAATGCTTGATCTCCTACGAGCGGATGCCTGGGCGCCCGTGATGCATCTCTTCAATCTCACTCAGAAAAAGAAGTTCAGCATATTTTTTTACTCTCTTGTTATCCTTGCATTTCTCTTGGATTTCTATGTAATACATTCATCCTTCGGGTTCTTCTCCTATACGCTAATCTTTGCTATATCTGTGATGCTCAATGAGAGAAAATTCTATAAAATTGAGAAGATTGAAATGTGGGAAGCGTTGCTTGGGCTTTTTATTATAATTTCTTCATTCACTCTTGTCACCCCTGTAAAATGGGTGTTTGTTCCCGGAACTCGTGTGTTTGGGGTGTTCAACAGCGGAGTTCTGATAATAGGATACTTTGTGATGTTTTATGGATTGAGAAAATATAGGATAATTTTTCCATTTTTAATATTCTATGGAGCCATGGTGATTCTCAACGGTACTTGGGGATTTGTTGTAAATGATTTCGCTCAGATGTATATAGCACCCATTTCCTCTCATCTAGCATATTCTTTCCTGAAGCTTCTGGGCTATCCAGTGAGCATCTCGGGCACGACCATAACCATAATAAGTCAAAGGGGCACGCCCGTCTCCGCAACCGTAGCCGGCGCATGCTCGGGAATTGAGGGTATGACGCTTTCCGCGGTAATGCTTGTTGGATTGCTTATGGGCTCAAAGATGAAGTATGTGTGGCGAGCGCTGGTGATACTCATTGCCGCTCTCACCATGTTCTTCATCAATGTACTTCGCCTCTTTCTCACATTTATGGCCGCATACTATTGGGGACACGAGGGTCTGAACCTTGCCCATGAGTGGCTAGGGAATATTCTATTTTTAGTGTTTATTATAATCTATTGGGTAGGAGTAGAGAAAATATTCGT
This window harbors:
- a CDS encoding FkbM family methyltransferase; this translates as MLEQSGIRGPIPLMGTIFFSVRYIEKPLSLLPLVFNHPARIHMKGDTDGGIVLQSKNDFWRLRDITHCGWKIVDVRKGRVYVKKEDIKIGAYPIQLSVLKESLEEYYRVFDYSNKVILDVGGYIGYSSVLFSKWGARKVIIYEAQKENIPIIRENLRLNKVNGEVYNFAVADKDGEIELKYENLGTTTVGLKGNNKYMIRGISVTRVISKEKIDIAKFDCEGCEYSLLSVPCKVLRKVPRYVIEYHRGFLSLKKKFEKCGYKVKLLWNLKDQEGIGGLMAEIN
- a CDS encoding sugar phosphate nucleotidyltransferase; its protein translation is MDAIILGAGRGERLMPLTADTPKILLPLWDGETILQKQLKIFENISEIERVIVVTGYLTEKVEQKIKEWNYEGFVDIAYNPFYKVSNNLVSLWFGSLKVRGDVIVTNGDNLFKLDVIKKLIDAGNDGIFLVVDEKNGYDADDMKVKIENGFIKYVSKKIDVNETDAESTGIAKFCGTGKNKFVNTLEYLVRKEEYLSKFWLEVFNYMASKGEKIIPIWINQSEWQEMDIHSDKELIDYLLKKRRF
- a CDS encoding glycosyltransferase family 4 protein, which encodes MKKMMPHIPNSYVDNIRIAFFGELSQTFTKRDYDILKKHYYLEVLQPPKTKKEWMKYPKRVKDIVKRNDVVFGWFAGWHTLPAVYYARKYGKKSIIVVGGYDAACEPEINYGAFSNLKEKIPAKYVLEHADLLLAVSQFTKNEIMKRVGPRDVLVVYNGVDVDKFKLSVSKDRKLVITVASAKNDLRRIKVKGLDTFVKAAKYLPDTKFLVIGVDGSARKYLENIAPKNVEIIGYISRDEDLVNWLQRAKVICQLSYYEAFGLAPAEGMACGCIPVVTKDKSGMSEFVREVGFYVPYGDPKATADAIKKAVEAPLEWGLRAREIIEKEFSIKKREEILIKIIKNVLWERESI
- a CDS encoding glycosyltransferase family 2 protein, whose protein sequence is MVKYSICTTVYNNAPRIRSSLDSILKYINPEDFEIVVVDSKSTDGTLEILKEYQKRFSNFKIIVEKCKRGRGRQIAFENSKGEFIIQVDLDTVYYPQWWEFIKAYERWDGYGKYAVQAVYSGIYPRHLLEKVGGWRNLQHNEDFDLWWRLIEINAFKWCPLITGENWISYEPEKRQAKNTIHMIWRKFIAERDRYIVRNEIPLKLRFNIVREWASSDLTYYLFWMPLEILAYVAGAPYKKSKKIDMQRKKEIWMRNMIEFPINGPKKYEFAWVAYSAYMDN
- a CDS encoding CDP-glycerol glycerophosphotransferase family protein, giving the protein MSSKLFSDLEVVKSMLERESLFSYVFKILLISLQFISSKIAASSPISKKDKKIVIFTNLYYTGNPRAVYERMLEDSKLRKKYEIYWMAPQLSTFFELRKKKLPVLYKHGLLSVKKYMNADLWVLAHKGAWNVPFFLQSKYKSLPKLQLWHGVGPKGIHNTQEDYKIHKGWCVPSEFVKMRHIKIWNAPPNKLYVTGEAKIDHLLYLLNLPRSKLVSQIKTKVKVNPEYKFILYAPTYDVKVWPWGNVKKGIDEFCEILSEKNAYLLLRLHPYYKPSEELKKIIRKCRNIIDVSMSKCPDTMLVLAVSDILITDWSSIYTDFTVSQRPIIFLNVKPNYYTEQRGESLIPPHMRPGIIVNSKEELFDALRNIFDNKWSSDKKLEILQFIKLVHGKVDGEASRRVIEVIEKII